The Panicum virgatum strain AP13 chromosome 6K, P.virgatum_v5, whole genome shotgun sequence nucleotide sequence GAAATTTGgtacagcggacggtccgcgagtaaggggcggacagtccgccgttcatgagacttgttcaccagaggctctgcagagaagttctcAACCGTAAAAATacattgcggacagtccgccaaaggaccgcggacggtccgcctgtgttGGGCAGAATTTGCCAGAGGCAGTGTCAGTCGGGTTTCAGTGTAAAAACTCATatgcggacggtctgccagggttccgcggacagtccgcgactggacagaaAGGTGGGGTCAACCAGACTTGACTTATAATGGGTGTCCCTCTTACAACcccccaccaaaccgcacacaTCATCGAaaaagctctctctctctagcaCGTGGGGGAGATGACAAGGTCAAGACTTTTTGGCGtgattcccggacggtccgagaacatctccggactcttctcaagattgtgcatcatgtcctctcggtattttgacgaatccctaactcttgttcttggatttctttattggaaagagttagggttagatgctccgatctgtttttggaccatggattctTTAAAATACTTGGGGGGTCTTGTTCCTAGTGATGAAGAGATGATATAgttaaaatttggttggtggatttgaatcgaaacgtaaaatatgggtgaatcaaagttgagggcgattttgtgttcctgcgcagaacagatgggtcgcggacagtccgcctgctggacgcgtacggtccgccgtggtagttcatgaaccgcggataGTCCGCGTTCaaaagtgcggacggtccgccagtgtaAGACTTTTCAGATGAATGCTGAACTGACTTATATCATTATGGATTGGttctattgctttagtaattgttcttatggttaaatcttgatctcaggccatcccggaagatcatcaaggccactgcttctaaaatcaagaaggctatgacttccaaaagacaaagagacagtgatgactctgatgatgtggactatgctccaaatctcagtgagatggctgctgcatcttcagtgggtgatattggtgatgaatcttcagaggaagagactgaggGAGTTGAGGATGATGTTACAGATCTGATGGGACTAGATCTTcctagccgacagtggactgcagagagctatGCAAATGCTAGAGCAGTGAatcagttcagcttgcctcgtgacaccaacatcctcttcttcaaaactgaggtaaaaaagatgcttactttggtcatctagttaagaagaatgtattcaaacatcaaaccattgacctaggctatatgagacaacaacaagtcatgtctgatctagtggatagatttcagcaaatggggttagcaaattttctgcagcataggtgtgattggaatgaaactgtgatacgtctgttctatgccactctagagatcaacatggttgaggaaacattttggtggacaactggcaagaGAACCTATTATGCTACATTTGCATAGTTTGCTGAGGCTAATCAGTTGGATTATgatttcatcactagtgagcaaagtgtgaatgttgtgttagaaaaccctctagatggGAATGACAaccccatgtactatgagcctgcacatcttggtattgctagaagctttgagggcactcagggtctgaggcatcatcctgcagtgattaATTAGATTgtcagagtcacattcatgcctaagagtggcaacaaggacaagattagagggctctattggaatgtgatatctcatgtcatgaacgggaatagaataaatgtcattgctcttatcatggatcagcttgcagatttaaggcttaacatggagatgaacctatattttgctccatacattatgtccatcatcaaggtcaAGTCTAGCTTCAGAGGGATATGTGAAAGTAAGCACACCCCATTTAGGctattcaagaatgacaatacttttcttttgaggcctttgactcctttccctggagatgatatggatgctgaagcaTAGGGGCAGGATGATGATGCTCACCTGGGAGCAGCTgtagctcagcatgccatgccaccaccgcatcctccagtacagcagcagtgggctcctccagctggctactttgacccttactttgcatccatgcaggagagcatgtcctctcagattgcagGGTTGGCTGATCAAatgcagaatcagatgaacctcaactttcagaacatgcagcaccagatgttccagcccatgatggctcagatgcagtGGGTTCAGCAGAGTTTACACTCAgacatagcagctcttgactcacgctttgaggacttgccctcttctgagcagctagagcagcacTTTGATactttcagcacagccttcaccgggttttctgaccacttctactcagtatttccggctccagtgccacctctagagttctacccgcaccagccgttctacccaccaccacctcctccaccgccgatggattgactttcttggcaattgatgccaaagggggagaaggagctttggagtgcttggatatagggggagctcatggacttctcatggagatcattcgctttcggcttccgcttgctacTCGTGTTTATTTGCgttgaactattgcattacatgTTTATGATTTGTGTCTTGCACGAACTCggtttgagacttgtgtttggatttgaacatttggtttgtaatgtgtgatgaactatgttgatttgtgttactcttatctattaatgttcatcttgtggttgtgaggtttgTCTAACCAAGCTAAAGtccatatcatatatatcttgtatcttgtatgcctcgatttccacttgtagggaaaactccgtcaaaattctcaaatatatatatgtgctcttggtattcatgtaaatttatatgcacatatcaagggggagttctctctactcatcgaacttggggaatttattcataccatattctgaaattttcaagaaaaatgagtaagttcttccaaagttcaattccaagtccaccttatgcctagtgtataaagttgacttgaacacttttatcactccaaaatttagtgttgtcatcaattaccaaaaagggggagattgaaagcatctaggcccataattcgagttttggtaattaatgacaacggtttgtggattaacgatttcatttgagataatgagtataggttgatccacgaatgaaagagatttggttgtgaacgtatggagttttggagagaatgagcaaagctcgggctcaaggcaaaggtataaaatagggcttttgtattttaccggtcacaaggcgtttagtggatgaaaagtgaccgaatttgttggatagatagccgtactatcaagaggggttgtgtactcgtgcttgacgggtctttagtgccattctgctcaaaatatctaggtgcatgcatgaggggTAACGATGTTttaaaaagatttgaaaaagatcaagtttgAGTGCTGACTGTAcaagtgcggacagtccgctccttgggaggcggacggtccgcaatcgttccagagagcatgtttggctctggtggaaTTTAGGTGTGACTGggggacagtccggcccaggtgggcggacggtccgcagctctaactcaaattgtaccagagagggtgttttctctggttgggcttatgatctgtgcggcggacggtccgcccctggggagcggacgatCCTCCGGCTATTTGACAATTTGTACCAGAGtcattgttgtctctggtggttttcaaggttgaacggcggacggtccgcaccttgggcgcggacggtccgccgggctTTTTcaaattgttccagagacgatgttcgtctctggtggtgtggaacacataactgcggacggtccgcccctgtggcgtggacggtccgccaaggctgtaacggctagttctgacacgcattaaatgcactctgactcactggtctATAACACGGACGGTGCGGttttttgaaacgcggacggtccgcgacttcgcagaaaagagtgtaacagctagtttttgATGGGATGtgtatatatacccaatgcccggccattgggtatctctcttggccatttggactgcatacttgacactatagagctaagccatccctctcacacacacacttgcttagagattgcattcttgagggtgtgagagcttcctagtgcattgcatcaagagtttgagctttgtggcattagggaaacttcaagcaagcgtcatcaacttgttactcttgggagttgctgctccctagacggcttggagaagaggatttcgtggagcacctccaaggagattgttgaggagccccgatttcggttgtgagaggtcttgtgctcacctcaccggagtggtgaagagcaactctagtggaatcaagGTGtagagcggttccttgattcaagccggctcaagatcaagaggttcttgatagaggagcggttgattcttggaatccacctcaatgtggattaggggtgaccggcaagtcatcgacaccacgggataaattcttgtgtaaagcttggttacttctcttactcactttaattcttgtttttactttgagcaatttactttactagagcttgatttgtatcttgtcaccctaggttgcaaacccatctagagatagtaatagcatgacagagggctttcctttgttactaattaaatttctctagtgttgttggctttagattttaaactgcctattcacccccctctagtcggtgttcttgatcctacaaccGGCCATCGGCAGCGCGAGTGTGCGACGGCCGATGGCATCGCTGTTCTTACCACCGCCCTCCTCGTCGAGCTACAGCCTGTAGGCCGGCAGCGCCTCATCTTCCCCGTCGCATCACCATCGGCATCCGGTGCCCAGCGGCGCTGCAATCAGGTGCAAGCGTGCGGGGGCAAGGGAGCTTCTCAGGATAGCAGCGTCAAGTTGTAGTAGGCTAGCAGCTTGCACCTCATGAAGATCTGCATCAGCCTCTTGCCTTTGCTAATCCGCTACCACATGTAGACGGTGATTGATTTGGTATATTTTTATATGATTGGAATTTAGATCTTTGTCTGGCTAGACGGAAAAGGAACAATGATGATGTCTTGGTGATTGATTTTGGATTCCTTCTTATTGTatttggtgatttttttttcatccaaAACCTCATTCTAGAAACTAGACGCCGGTGACATTTTCTGTAATCTCGGGTAATTCGGGATTACcccaacccgaacccgaaattgCGGGTACCCGAATCGTCgggttttgtttttttagggtaatttttgggTTTTAATTTTCTAAACCCAAACTTTTAAAAACCCGAAAAATACTACCCGAATTTTTTGGATAACCCGAACGCCCACCCATAGCGACGCCCCTGGCCGAGATGACGTGGCCGAGGTAGGCGACCGAGCTGGAGCCGAAGGAGCACTTGGAGCGCTTGAGGTGGAGGTCGTGGGCGTGGAGCGCGTCGAAGATGAGGCGGACGTGCTGCAAGTGCTCGGACCACGAAGAGCTGTAGGTCAGGATCAAAGAAGACAAGCACGAACCGCCGAAGGAACGACTGCAGGACGTCGTTCATGAGCGCCTGGAACGTAGCCGGCGCGTTGGAGAGACCGAACGGCATGATGAGGAACTTGAAGTGGTCGTGGTGGGTGCGGAACGCCGTCTTCTCCACGTCGGCCAAGTGCATGCGCACCTGGTGATAGCCGGAACGCAAGTCCAGCTTGGTGAATAACTTGGCGCCATGTAGCTCGTCAAGGAGCTCGTCGACCACCGGGATCGGGAACTTGTCCTTGGAGGTCTTGTCGTTGAGCGCGCGGTAGTCGATGCAGAAGCGCCACGTGTCGTCCGCCTTCTTGACCAGCAGCACAGGCGTTGAGAACGGCGACGTGCTAGGCCGAATGATGCCCTGGGACAACATGGTGGCACACTGGCACTCGAGCTCATCCTTCTGCAGCTGGGGGTAGCGGTAAGGGCGGACCGCCACTGGAGCCGTGCCCAGCAAGAGGTGGATCCTGTGGTCATAGGGGCAGGACGGAGACAACCCGCGCGGCTCGGTGAAGACGTCGTACTGCTAGAGGAGGACATCGAGGAGGGGGCGCTCGGGGTCGGTGGCCAAGGCCCGCAGGCTCGGCTCGAAGATGTCGTCACGGGGGGACCTAATCCCCCGCCAGAAGATGCGGCGCCCGTGCCACGTGAACGCCATGCAGAGGTCCTCGAAGTCCCACAGGATGGGGCCCAAGGTCCGCAGGTAGTCGACGCCGAGGATGATGTCGAAACCGCCCAGGTCAATGCCGAGGTAGCTGATGGTGAACTCCTTGCCTATGTGCAAGGCGATGTTGCGGGCCACCACCCCGCAAGGCACGCGGTCGCCATTGGCTACCGTCACGTGCGTCCTGGTCGTCGATGTCACCAGGCCCATGCGACGCATCAGATCGACGTGGACGAAGTTGTGCGTTGAGCCGCTGTCGAGGAGGGCCGTGAGGCAGTGACCGTGGATGTAGACAGGCACCAACATCGTGTCCTCCATGCGGATGCCGACGATGGCGTGCAAGGAGACCACCGGGGCGGCCTCCTCTGCTGGCAGGGCGTCCGCGTCGCCTGCAGCCGCATCGTCCTTGCCGTCGGACGTGTAGTCGCTGACCTCCAGGGAGAAGAGGCACTGGCACCGGGGCCCGCGGACGTATGTCTTGTCGCAGTTGAAGCAGAGGCCCTGGCGGCGACGTTCCGCAATCTCGGCCGGCGTCAGGCGGCGAAACATCCGGGTCGGAGGCGCTGGTAGGGCCGGCACTAGGCGGTCGGGGTCGGCAGCGCCGGGGCTGACGCGGCCGGGCGAGGCGCCGTCGGGGGTGGTGGCAGGGGGAGGCGCTGGGGAAGGCGCCCTGAGCGCTGTGGCGGCGCGGTCGCAGTGGCCGCCGCGGGACACTCGAAAGTCGTGCCAAGTGCATGGCATCCTGGAGTGTCTGGGGGGCGCGGAGCTCGACTTTGACGCGGATGTGGTCGGGCAGGCCACCCACGAAGAGGTCCGCCTTCTGCTGCGGCGACAGCTCCGGCGTGTGGCACACCATGGCATTGAAGCGCTCTTGGTAATCCTGGATGGTACTGTGCCAGGGGAGCCGTGCCAACTCCGAGAGACGATTGGCACGGATGGCTGGCCCAAACTGCTGGGTGACGAGCTCCTTGTGGCGCTCCTAGGATGGCATGCCCTCGTCCTGCTCGAGGGCGTAGTACCAGGCCTGAGCCATGCCAGTCATGTGGTATGAGGCGAGCCAGACGCGATCTGAAGCCAGGGTGCGCTGGCCGCGGAAGAACTGCTCGCAGCAGTGCAACCAGTTCAGTGGATCTTCAACGCCGTCGTAGCAGGGGAAGTCGATCTTATTGAAACGCGGAACCCCCTGTTATGTGCCAGGCCCAGCCGGCCCATGCGCCCACCCATGCGCCCGAGccggcgcagccgccgccgatgaTCACGTATCAACGTCGCCGTCGCACTAGAGGCTAAGATCTGCTCCTTTAGATATTTTAATTGTTTCCATAAATTAGTTGGTTTGTAAAAGGATATAAGTATCCCTAAACGATTGAGGGAGAATCAAGCAAGGCAATATTCTTGCCCTTGCCTCACGGGGCAGCCACGCACGCCGCCTCCCTCTCTGTCTCTCGTGCTAGcctcgcacgccgccgcctcctccgtcaCCGCTGCTCGCAGCCACGGCGCCCactcgccggcagcggcgcaagcctcctcctccctcctcgcatCCCTACGCCCTATGCAGTCGCGGTAGGATCAACGATCCTATCAACCTGGTATCAGCTATGCCGGGCGACGGGAAGAGCCCTCCCAtcgtcatcgccgccgccaaccaCGGTGGAAGAGCTCGCCGCCATGATGACCAAGCTGTTCGGCGGCCTAGACGAACGCCTCTCCGCCGCGGAGGCGCGCTGGTCAGCGccaccaaaccctagcgcctCCATGCCCTATGGGATGCCGGGTTTTGGGTCGACTACGCTGGCGAGCTCCTCGTCGAAGGCTCCGACCCTGTCGACGGCGCCCTCCCTACCCATCACCAGCATCCCGTTCCCCCACTCGCCGTAGCCGATCCCATCTATGTTTGGCGCTCCCGCGTTCGGTGCGCTGTCCACGCCAGGGACCGGCGGCTTCAACAAGCGCCTGGGCGTCCCTCGCTTCAGCAAGATCGACTTCCCATCCTACGACGGCGCTGATGATCCCCTGAACTGGCTCCATCGTTGTGAGCAGTTCTTCCGAGGACAGCGTACACTGGCCTCGGATCGGGTTTGGCTCGCCTCGTACCACATGACCGAGGTGGCGCAGACCTGGTACTATGCCCTCGAGCAGGACGAGGGCATGCCGTCGTGGGAACGCTTCAAGGACCTCGCCAACCAGCACTTCGGTCCAGCCGTCCGCAGCAACCGTCTCTCGGAGCTCGCGCGGCTCCCCTGGCACGGCACTATCCAGGAGTACCAGGAGCATTTCAACGCCCTGGTGTGCCACACGCCGGAGCTCTCCCCACTCCAGAAGGCCGACCTGTTAGTGGGTGGCCTCCCAGATCACATCCGCGTCGACATCGAGCTCCGGGCGCCCCAGGATCTTCAGACCACCATGCAGTTGGCGCGGTCTTTCGAGCGCCGCACGGCTGCCACGGCGACCGCTCCGTCGTAGCGTGCAGGGCGCCTACCCCAGCACCTGCCCCTGCCACCGCCAGCtgcaccacgcgcggccccTCCAGCGCTGCCCGCACCGGCAGCCCCGGCGCCGACCCTaccggcgccaccgcctcgaCAGTTCCGCCGTCTCTCTCCTGCTGAGATGGTGGAGCGCCGCCACCAGGGCCTTTGCTACAACTGCGATGAGCCCTACATCCGCAGACACCAGCGCCAGCGTCTCTTCTTCCTAGAGGTGAGCGACTACACGTccgacggcgaggacggcgcGGCGATCGGAGACGACGACGCCCTGCCTGCCGAGAAGGCCGCACCGGTGGTCTCCTTGCACGCCATCGCCGGCATCCGCACGGAGGACACGATGCTGCTGCCCGTCTACATCCACGGTCACCGCCTCACGGCCCTCCTCGACAGCAGCTCGATGCACAACTTCGTCCACGTGGACCTGATGCGTCGCATGGGCCTGGCGACATCGACGACCAAGACGCACGTGACGGTCGCCAATGGCGACCGCGTGCCTTGCGGGGTGGTAGCCCGCAATGTCGCCTTGCACATTGGCAAGGAGGAGTTCACCATCAGCTACCTCGGCATTGACCTGGGCGGCTTCGACGTCATCATCGGCGTCGACTACCTGCGGACCTTGGGCCCCATCCTATGGGACTTCGAGGACCTCTGCATGGCGTTCTTTTGGAGGGGGATTGGATCCCCCCGCGATGACATCTTCGAGCCGAGCCTACGGGCCTTAGCCACCGACCCCGAGCGCCCCCTCCTCGATGTCCACCTCCAGCAGTACGATGACGTCTTCGCCGAGCCGCACGGGCTGCCACCGTCCCGCCCCTACGACCACAGGATCCAAATCCTGCCGGGCACGGCTCCAGTGGTGGTCCGCCCGTACCGCTACCACCAGTTTCAGAAGGACGAGCTCGAGCGCCAGTGTGCCACAATGCTGTCTCAGGGCATCATTCGGCCCAGCACCTCGCCGTTCTCGGCGCCTGTGCTGCTGGTCAAGAAGGCGGACGACTCTTGGCGCTTCTGCATCGACTACCGCGCGTTGAACGACAAGACCTCCAAGGACAATTTCCCGATCCCGGTGGTCGATGAGCTCCTCGACGAGCTGCACGGCGCCAAGTTTTTCACCAAGCTAGATTTGCGCTCCGGCTATCACCAATGGTGCATGCACTTGGCTGACGTGGAGAAGACCGCATTCTGTACCCACCACGGCCACTTTGAGTTCCTCGTCATGCCATTCGGTCTCTCCAACACGCCAGCCACATTCCAGGCTCTCATGAATGACGTCCTACAGTTGTTCCTTCGGCGGTTCGTGCTTGTTTtctttgatgatatcctgatctaCAGCTCTTTGTGGTCCGAGCACCTATAGCACGTCCGCCTCGTCTTCGACGCGCTCCGCGCCCACGACCTCCACCTCAAGCACCTCAAGTGATCCTTCGGCTCCATCTCAGTCGCCTACCTCGGCTACGTCATCATGGCCGGGGGCGTCTCCATGGACAGTGCTAAGGTGGAGGCTGTGGCGTCCTAGCCTGAGCCCTGCTCGGCCCGTGGCGTCCGCGGCTTCCTGGGACTCGCCGGGTACTACCGGAAGTTCATCCGGGACTTCGGGGCCATAGCCGCCCCCTGACTTTCCTCCTGCGCAAGGAGGACTTCGCCTGGACCGCGGAAGCAGTGGAGGCTTTCGCAGCGCTGAAGCAGGCGCTCTCCACCGGCCCGATTCTGCAGATGCCGGACTTCGAGCGGCAGTTCGTGGACAACTGCGACGCCTCCGGCATCGGGTTTGGAGTCGTACTCCACCAGGGGGTCGGATCCCTGGCTTTCTTCAGCAGGCCGTTCGCCGCCCGCCACGTCAAGCTGGCGGCCTACGAGAGGGAGCTCATTGGCCTGGTACAGGCTGTGCGGCACTGGCGGCCCTACTTGTGGGGGCGCCGCTTCCTGGTCCGCACCGACCACTACAGCTTGAAGTACCTCCTCGACCAGCGGCTGTCCACCATCCCACAGCACCAGTGGCTCAGCATGCTGTTCGGTTTCGACTTCGCCGTGGAGTATCGTCCAGGGCGCCTCAACTCTGCGGCCGACGCCCTCTCTCACCGCGACAGCGAGTCCAGCGCCGACGACGCAGCGGCGCTCCACGCCATCTCCGAGCCGTCCGTCAGCCTCATCGATGACATTCGAGCGGCTACCTCCACCGACAACGAGGCCGCCCAGCACCAGGGTGAGGGCCTCACGGCTCCTTGGGGCTGGGATGCTGGGCTCGTCCTCCACGGCAAGCACATTTTCGTGCCAGCCCAGGACGACCTTCGCCAGCGGGTGCTCTCATTGGTCCATTCAGCAGGCCATGAGGGCGTCCAGAAGACCCTACAGCGTCTGCGCGCCGACTTCTACATCCCCCACGATAGGCGGCTGGTGCAGGAGTTCGTCCGCGCCTGCCCGACATGCCAGCGCAACAAGACGCCGACGCACCGGCCAGCGGGGCTGCTCCAGCCCCTCAAGGTTCCCTCCTAGGTGTGG carries:
- the LOC120713464 gene encoding uncharacterized protein LOC120713464, with protein sequence MFGAPAFGALSTPGTGGFNKRLGVPRFSKIDFPSYDGADDPLNWLHRCEQFFRGQRTLASDRVWLASYHMTEVAQTWYYALEQDEGMPSWERFKDLANQHFGPAVRSNRLSELARLPWHGTIQEYQEHFNALVCHTPELSPLQKADLLVGGLPDHIRVDIELRAPQDLQTTMQLARSFERRTAATATAPS